One Bacteroidota bacterium genomic window carries:
- a CDS encoding ABC transporter permease produces MKFFRYFGQYLFILRDAASKPDSHRVFLKRIFQEMNIIGVQSLGIVVVISLFMGMVLTLEIAYQLVAAWVADTVIGEIISETTMLELAPTITGLVLAGRVGSNIAAEIGNMKITEQIDALNVMSVNAPSYLIAPKIIASVIVIPLLIIIAIALSHVGGMFIGHVTGICSISDFAAGAQHTFKPFSLIFAIIKAFSFAFIISSVSSYHGYKVTGGALEVGKASTKAVVHSSILILVFDYLLAQLLL; encoded by the coding sequence ATGAAGTTTTTCAGATATTTCGGACAATATCTTTTCATACTAAGGGATGCTGCCAGCAAGCCTGATAGCCACCGCGTTTTTTTGAAACGCATTTTCCAGGAAATGAACATAATTGGAGTTCAATCTCTTGGGATAGTTGTGGTTATATCGCTTTTTATGGGCATGGTTCTAACGCTTGAAATTGCTTATCAATTAGTTGCAGCCTGGGTTGCAGATACCGTTATTGGAGAAATTATTAGTGAAACCACCATGTTGGAATTAGCACCAACAATTACAGGTTTGGTGTTAGCAGGACGAGTTGGGTCTAACATTGCGGCTGAAATTGGCAACATGAAAATTACAGAGCAAATTGATGCTTTGAACGTGATGAGTGTGAATGCACCTTCCTATTTGATAGCACCTAAGATTATTGCATCTGTTATTGTTATCCCACTTTTAATAATCATCGCAATTGCATTAAGCCATGTAGGAGGCATGTTTATAGGTCATGTTACTGGTATATGCTCAATATCCGATTTTGCAGCCGGAGCCCAACATACATTTAAACCTTTCTCACTTATTTTCGCTATTATTAAAGCATTTTCATTTGCTTTTATTATCAGCTCTGTTTCTTCATACCATGGCTATAAAGTTACTGGAGGTGCATTAGAAGTAGGCAAGGCAAGTACAAAAGCAGTTGTTCATAGCTCTATTTTAATTTTGGTTTTTGATTATTTATTAGCTCAACTATTACTTTAA
- the lipB gene encoding lipoyl(octanoyl) transferase LipB, whose product MSLKVRCQDLGQIKYGDALAIQEGVFNDYLASKRSDNTNSKIELDGQFFLCEHKHVITLGKSGAIENLLLNNDELKHKGVEFFHASRGGDITYHGPGQIVGYPILDLNRFGLTVKEYVNLLEEMIIYTLRDYDIDAGRINGMTGVWLDYSNLKFARKICAIGVKVSRWISMHGFAFNIQTDLSYFNTIVPCGIKDNAVTSLSKELGYSVDLNEVKEKLKVHFSTLFNASLTTA is encoded by the coding sequence ATGAGCTTGAAAGTGAGGTGTCAGGATTTAGGTCAGATTAAGTATGGGGATGCTTTGGCTATTCAGGAAGGTGTTTTTAATGATTACCTGGCAAGTAAAAGATCGGACAATACAAATTCAAAAATCGAATTAGATGGTCAGTTTTTTCTTTGTGAGCATAAACATGTAATTACTTTAGGGAAGAGTGGTGCTATTGAGAATCTTCTATTGAATAATGATGAACTCAAACACAAAGGTGTTGAGTTTTTTCATGCAAGCAGAGGAGGAGATATCACCTATCATGGTCCGGGGCAAATTGTTGGATATCCTATTCTAGACCTCAACCGTTTTGGACTAACAGTTAAAGAATATGTCAATTTGCTTGAAGAAATGATTATTTATACTTTAAGAGATTATGATATTGATGCAGGTAGAATTAATGGGATGACGGGCGTATGGCTGGACTACAGCAATCTTAAATTTGCTCGAAAAATTTGCGCGATAGGAGTTAAGGTTAGCAGATGGATTAGTATGCATGGTTTTGCCTTTAATATTCAAACCGACCTGAGCTATTTCAATACCATAGTGCCATGTGGAATAAAGGACAATGCTGTTACCTCATTGTCGAAGGAGTTAGGCTATTCGGTTGATTTAAACGAAGTAAAAGAGAAATTGAAGGTGCATTTTTCTACTTTATTTAATGCTTCATTAACGACAGCATGA
- a CDS encoding LemA family protein yields the protein MKKNYTVWIVIGVIVLLVIIIVGYSNNVYNKAINFQEQVDAKWGDVQTTYQRRADLIPNLVATVKGAAENEKEILTKVTNARAGIRSAKTPGEMELMGREINSAINLAFEAYPQIRSTEGFRDLQAQLEGTENRIAVSRRNYNEAVQKFNRHIRGKFRKMALRWFENEDDDFVKRELFEADKGADVVPTVEF from the coding sequence ATGAAAAAAAATTATACTGTTTGGATTGTAATTGGCGTAATTGTACTCCTTGTTATAATAATAGTTGGCTATTCCAATAACGTTTATAACAAAGCAATCAATTTTCAAGAGCAAGTTGATGCAAAATGGGGAGATGTACAAACTACTTATCAGAGAAGGGCTGATCTTATTCCAAATTTAGTAGCTACGGTGAAAGGTGCCGCAGAAAACGAAAAAGAAATACTCACTAAGGTAACCAATGCCAGAGCTGGAATCAGGTCTGCTAAAACACCGGGCGAAATGGAGCTCATGGGAAGGGAAATCAATTCTGCTATTAACTTGGCATTTGAAGCTTACCCGCAAATTCGTTCTACTGAAGGTTTTAGAGATCTTCAGGCACAATTGGAAGGGACTGAAAACCGTATTGCTGTTTCGCGTAGAAATTATAATGAAGCTGTTCAGAAATTTAACCGTCATATCCGTGGAAAGTTCAGAAAGATGGCCTTGCGCTGGTTTGAAAATGAAGATGACGATTTTGTAAAACGTGAGCTTTTTGAAGCTGATAAAGGTGCAGATGTAGTTCCAACTGTTGAATTTTAA
- a CDS encoding ATP-binding cassette domain-containing protein encodes MLEVNRIYKIFDGKDVLTDVSTSYEKGIINMIIGSSGSGKTVLLKCIVGLLHPDKGSILYDGRNFTEMNYREQKKVRLEIGMLFQGSALFNSMTVAENISFPLKMFTQKSPKEISKRVEFCLERVNLDIKVGKLYPSEISGGMQKRVGIARAIVNEPKYLFYDEPNSGLDPKTSRVIDQLIKDITNEFQTTTIVNSHDMTSVFEIADKVVFIHDGQNWWEGNPAQIDASKNAELLQMMDASGREV; translated from the coding sequence ATGCTGGAAGTAAACCGGATATATAAAATATTTGATGGCAAGGATGTGCTGACTGATGTCTCAACAAGTTATGAGAAAGGCATTATCAACATGATTATTGGTAGCAGTGGAAGTGGTAAAACAGTTTTGTTAAAATGCATAGTTGGTTTATTGCATCCTGACAAGGGTAGTATATTATATGATGGTCGGAATTTTACAGAAATGAACTATCGCGAACAAAAGAAAGTTCGTCTGGAAATTGGCATGTTATTTCAGGGATCTGCTCTGTTCAATTCAATGACCGTAGCCGAGAACATTTCGTTTCCACTTAAAATGTTCACACAAAAGTCGCCAAAAGAAATTTCTAAACGAGTTGAATTTTGTTTGGAAAGAGTCAATTTAGATATAAAAGTGGGGAAATTGTATCCATCTGAAATTAGTGGCGGAATGCAAAAGAGAGTAGGAATTGCCCGTGCCATTGTGAACGAACCTAAATACTTGTTTTACGATGAACCTAACTCTGGCTTGGATCCTAAAACATCTCGGGTAATTGATCAACTTATTAAGGATATCACCAACGAATTTCAAACAACTACCATTGTTAATTCACACGACATGACTTCCGTTTTTGAAATAGCCGATAAGGTTGTTTTTATACACGATGGGCAAAATTGGTGGGAAGGAAATCCAGCACAAATTGATGCTTCAAAAAATGCAGAATTACTCCAAATGATGGATGCTTCTGGAAGAGAAGTGTAG
- a CDS encoding TPM domain-containing protein codes for MKNLIISFFLIISGLFVQAQDIPNRPNPPRLVNDYMGWLSQSEVANLEQKLQQFARETSNQIVIVVLKDLGGYDVSDYAFRLGEKWGVGQKDQDNGLVILIKPGAEGQSRMFIAVGYGLEGIIPDAVTKRIVEHEFIPSFKQGSYYQGLDLGTTVLMKLAVQEYNAEVYLEETKPGIGSAIFIILFMIAITFFSGIGKARSYSRVNNVTFWTAMMLMSSSRGSGSGYGGFSSGGGGFGGFGGGGFGGGGAGGGW; via the coding sequence ATGAAGAATTTAATAATTAGCTTTTTTCTTATTATAAGTGGTCTTTTTGTTCAAGCGCAAGATATTCCAAACAGGCCTAACCCTCCACGTTTAGTAAACGATTATATGGGTTGGCTTAGTCAGTCAGAGGTAGCTAATCTGGAGCAGAAACTACAACAATTTGCGCGTGAAACTTCAAACCAGATTGTCATTGTTGTTCTTAAAGATCTGGGTGGTTACGATGTTTCTGATTATGCTTTTCGCTTAGGTGAAAAGTGGGGCGTTGGTCAAAAAGATCAGGACAATGGTTTGGTTATCCTAATAAAGCCAGGAGCTGAAGGTCAAAGTAGAATGTTTATTGCAGTGGGTTATGGTCTTGAAGGAATTATTCCTGATGCGGTAACCAAACGTATTGTGGAACATGAATTTATTCCATCTTTTAAGCAGGGAAGTTATTATCAAGGTCTTGATTTAGGTACAACTGTTTTAATGAAGCTTGCAGTACAAGAATATAATGCCGAGGTTTATCTGGAAGAAACAAAACCTGGAATAGGTTCTGCCATATTTATTATCCTGTTTATGATTGCCATTACCTTTTTCTCTGGAATAGGTAAAGCAAGGAGTTATTCCAGGGTTAATAATGTTACATTCTGGACAGCCATGATGCTTATGAGCAGCAGCAGGGGCAGTGGTTCAGGTTATGGTGGCTTTTCATCTGGTGGCGGTGGTTTTGGTGGCTTTGGAGGTGGAGGCTTCGGAGGCGGAGGCGCTGGTGGAGGCTGGTAG
- a CDS encoding TPM domain-containing protein has protein sequence MSESIYNFFSDEEKRTIKSAIEDAERQTSGEIRVHIDNHCRGDVLDRASNLFAQLKMHKTQLRNGILFYLAVKDRKFAILGDAGINKEVPEGFWDEIRDEMKSNFKESKFTQGLESGILKSGEQLKKYFPYKEGEDINELSDDISFGKE, from the coding sequence ATGAGCGAATCCATTTATAATTTTTTTTCTGATGAAGAAAAAAGGACGATAAAGTCAGCTATTGAAGACGCTGAAAGGCAAACTTCAGGTGAAATCAGGGTCCATATTGATAACCATTGCCGAGGAGACGTATTGGATAGAGCCAGTAATTTGTTTGCTCAGCTCAAAATGCACAAAACCCAACTGCGAAATGGTATTTTATTCTATCTGGCCGTTAAAGATCGCAAATTTGCTATTCTTGGAGATGCTGGAATCAATAAGGAAGTCCCAGAAGGATTTTGGGATGAAATCAGGGACGAAATGAAATCAAATTTCAAAGAAAGTAAGTTCACGCAGGGCTTAGAATCCGGTATTCTAAAATCAGGGGAACAACTGAAGAAATATTTTCCATACAAAGAAGGAGAAGACATTAATGAACTCTCAGATGATATTTCATTTGGGAAAGAGTAA